A window from Citrus sinensis cultivar Valencia sweet orange chromosome 3, DVS_A1.0, whole genome shotgun sequence encodes these proteins:
- the LOC102618708 gene encoding NADH dehydrogenase [ubiquinone] 1 beta subcomplex subunit 8, mitochondrial, which translates to MAGRLSNVASQIMGGNGVVGRSVASSLRLRSGMGLPVGKHIVPNKPLSVNDELVWDNGTPFPEPCIDRIADTVGKYEALGWLLGGLGFFASLGALAVWNDKASKIPFTPKVYPYDNLRVELGGEP; encoded by the exons atggcagGAAGATTGAGCAACGTGGCGTCGCAGATCATGGGAGGAAACGGCGTCGTTGGGCGGTCAGTCGCTTCATCTCTTCGACTTCGCTCCGGCATGGGCCTCCCCGTAGGCAAACACATCGTCCCTAATAAACCC ctTTCGGTTAATGACGAGCTGGTTTGGGACAACGGGACTCCATTTCCAGAGCCCTGCATCGATCGCATCGCTGATACCGTTGGCAAG TATGAAGCGTTGGGTTGGTTACTTGGAGGATTAGGGTTTTTCGCGTCATTGGGAGCTTTGGCTGTGTGGAATGATAAGGCCTCAAAGATTCCTTTT ACACCAAAAGTTTATCCCTACGACAACTTGCGGGTGGAGCTTGGCGGAGAACCATAG
- the LOC102619008 gene encoding uncharacterized protein LOC102619008 codes for MASGWVKSLQCKSRAFDDVYHPSAKNLIPSSSCRRSSQSIKDVIEATTKKQQHKNPRNVKQATKPEPGLSPTVRARHSERTTPRNSDHAIYPALTELPEGHPSRNVVEIIFHTRWGPKPFSGRIEMIFKVQHASRTAARFEEYREMVKCRATSGPSSGRSSEENARCVADGNEVMRFYCLGPTAASGACGGGYGAWGFPGGKGSAICTFAGSSGAHESAGGGRGRRAMLVCRVIAGRVSKQIGYDSVSRENGELLVFDPRAVLPCFLIIYKL; via the coding sequence ATGGCAAGCGGGTGGGTCAAATCCTTGCAGTGCAAATCCAGAGCATTTGACGACGTGTACCATCCCTCCGCGAAGAATCTCATACCCAGTTCGAGTTGCAGGAGGAGTTCCCAGAGCATTAAAGACGTCATCGAAGCGACGACGAAGAAGCAGCAGCATAAAAATCCCAGGAATGTTAAGCAGGCGACGAAACCGGAGCCCGGTTTGAGCCCGACCGTTAGAGCTCGTCACAGTGAACGTACTACTCCCCGTAATTCTGACCACGCGATATACCCCGCGCTGACCGAGCTGCCCGAGGGCCACCCTTCGCGTAATGTAGTAGAGATTATATTCCACACGAGGTGGGGTCCGAAACCCTTCTCGGGTCGGATCGAGATGATCTTCAAGGTGCAGCACGCCTCCAGGACCGCGGCCCGGTTCGAGGAGTACCGCGAGATGGTTAAGTGCCGGGCCACGTCGGGTCCGAGCTCGGGTCGGTCGAGTGAGGAGAACGCGAGGTGCGTGGCGGATGGGAATGAGGTTATGAGGTTCTACTGCCTCGGCCCCACCGCTGCCAGTGGAGCGTGCGGCGGAGGGTACGGCGCGTGGGGGTTTCCTGGCGGGAAAGGTTCCGCTATCTGCACGTTTGCCGGCAGCAGCGGGGCCCATGAGAGCGCTGGCGGCGGCAGGGGAAGGAGGGCAATGTTGGTTTGTCGGGTCATTGCGGGTCGGGTTTCTAAACAAATCGGGTATGACTCGGTTAGTCGGGAGAACGGCGAGTTGCTTGTGTTTGATCCACGCGCCGTGCTGCCTTGTTTTCTCATTATCTACAAATTGTAA